One part of the Marinobacter sp. M3C genome encodes these proteins:
- the phnD gene encoding phosphonate ABC transporter substrate-binding protein produces the protein MFKQWIGRMTLAAAVTVGAAGLQAEELNTLNFGIISTESSSNLKGVWEPFLEDMSAKLDMEVKGFFAPDYAGIIQAMRFDKVDIAWYGNKSAMEAVDRAGGEIMAQTVAADGSPGYWSLMIVHKDSTHLNTVADVLANAKDLTFGNGDPNSTSGFLVPSYYIFAKNGVNPKEAFKRTLNSSHETNAMAVANKQVDVATFNTESMARLQLTFPEKADNLKVIWKSPLIPSDPLVWRKNLPAQTKQKVYDFLMSYGTTGDEKELKILADLQWAPFRASSNDQLIPIRQLEMFKQKAAIENDIRYSAQEKTEKLADIEAQLAGLDRRLAALDAAREESN, from the coding sequence ATGTTCAAACAATGGATAGGCCGCATGACCCTGGCGGCAGCCGTCACAGTGGGCGCCGCTGGCCTGCAGGCAGAGGAACTGAATACCCTCAATTTTGGTATCATTTCGACCGAATCTTCCAGCAATCTGAAAGGCGTCTGGGAACCTTTTCTTGAAGACATGTCTGCAAAGCTGGACATGGAGGTGAAAGGTTTCTTTGCACCGGATTATGCCGGCATCATCCAGGCAATGCGCTTCGACAAGGTCGACATTGCCTGGTACGGCAACAAGTCGGCCATGGAAGCTGTGGACCGTGCCGGTGGTGAAATTATGGCCCAGACCGTTGCAGCAGACGGCTCACCAGGCTACTGGAGCCTGATGATCGTTCACAAAGACAGTACCCACCTGAATACGGTCGCGGATGTTCTGGCCAACGCCAAAGACCTTACGTTCGGTAATGGCGACCCGAACTCCACCTCCGGTTTCCTGGTTCCCAGCTACTACATTTTTGCCAAAAATGGCGTCAATCCCAAAGAAGCCTTTAAGCGCACTCTAAACTCGAGCCATGAAACCAACGCCATGGCCGTGGCTAACAAACAGGTAGACGTGGCCACCTTCAATACCGAGAGCATGGCACGATTGCAGCTCACGTTTCCGGAAAAAGCGGACAACCTCAAAGTGATCTGGAAATCACCGCTGATTCCGTCTGACCCGCTGGTCTGGCGCAAAAACTTGCCGGCACAAACCAAACAGAAGGTCTACGACTTCCTGATGAGCTACGGCACTACCGGCGACGAAAAAGAATTGAAAATTCTGGCCGACCTTCAGTGGGCGCCCTTCCGTGCTTCCAGCAATGACCAGCTGATCCCCATTCGTCAGCTCGAAATGTTCAAGCAAAAAGCGGCCATCGAGAACGACATCCGTTACTCAGCACAGGAAAAGACCGAAAAGCTGGCTGACATCGAAGCCCAGCTGGCCGGTCTGGATCGTCGGCTTGCAGCGCTAGACGCTGCCCGCGAAGAGTCCAACTGA